GCCCAGCCGCTGCCCGGCCCGACCGCCGGCCACCATGAACGGCACCCCGCCGCCGGTCGGGTCCGTCCAGGTGATGGTGATGGTGGTGCTGTCGTCGCGTAGCTTCACCTCGCCCGGGGGCGCGCCGGTCGCCTTCGGCGCCGCGCCGGTCGGTCCGGCCGCCGGGGCGGGCGCCGGGTCGTTCCCGCCCACCACCACCACGCCCGCGCCGACCACGGCGGCCACCGCGGCCACCGCGACACCGGCGGCGATGACCGCCCGGTTGCGGCCGCGCGGCGCGGGCTCCCCCGTCGGGTACGCCGGCTGCTGCGCGACCGTCGACCAGCCCGGGTACGTCGCCGCGCCGTCGAATGGTTCCTGCTGGTCGGACGCCGGCCAGCCGCCGTGCTGCCCGATCGGGCTCGGAGCAGCCCCGCTCCAGCCCGGCGTGGTCGAAGCCCACGACGAGGCCCCGCCGACCGGCGGCGACCCACCTGGCAGCCCGTCACCGAGGTGCGGCGGCACGCCCGGTTCGCCGCCGGGCACTCCGCTGGCCTGGTACGGCGCTGCCGGTGGTCCGCTGGTGGGGTACGGCGTCGCGGGTGGTCCGCTGACCTGGTACGGCGTCGCCGGTGGTCCGCTGGTGGGGTACGGCGTCGCGGGTGGTCCGCTGACGGACTGCGTCGCGGGTGGTCCGCTGGTCGGGTAGGGCGCTGCGGGTGGTCCGCTGGTGGGGTACGGCGTCGCGGGTGGTCCGCTGGTCGGGTAGGGCGCTGCGGGTGGTCCGCTGGTTGGGTACGGCGTCGCGGGTGGTCCGCTGGTGGGGTACGGCGTCGCGGGTGGTCCGCTGGTTGGGTACGGCGTCGCGGGTGGTCCGCTGACGGAGTGCGGCGCTGCCGGTGGTCCGCTGACGGGAGACGGGAAGGGCGGTCCGCTGGTCGGGGCTGCGCTGACGGGTGCCGCGTGTGGGAGCGGGGGCGCTGCCGGCGGCGGAGGGAGCGGCGGGTCCGGGCGTGGGCTGACCGGAGGAGGTGGGGGCAGCGGTGACGCGAGTGGGATCGCCGCCGGGGCGGTTGGTTCCGCCTCCTCCCGCAGCAGCGGGGCGATCTGCTGCACCGGGATCGTGGGCTTCGCCCAGCCCGGTGCGGGCTGACCTCCCTGCCCACCCGGCCTGCCCGGGCTCACCGGCGTCGTGGCCGGGACATCCGCCAAGGGGGCGGTCGTGGGCCCCGCCGCCGGCGGTGGAGGTGCGGTCGGCCGGACCGGCGTCGGCGCGGTGGCACCTGCGGGCGGAGGTGGGGCGGGGCTGACGGGTGGCGGTGCGGTGGGGCCTGCGGGTGACGGTGACGGGCCTGCCGGTGACGCGGATGCGGTGGGGCGGGGTGGGGGAGGGGCAGGGGTCGGCTCGGGGCTGCCGACGGTCGAGGGTGGGATCGTCGTGGCTGGCGGTGCCCAGGGCGACGGGTCGGGGACCGGCGCGGCGACCGGGGTCACCGGTGGTCGGGGCTGCGGCGGGACCGCGTACCCCGGGGGTGCCCATTCCGTGGCCGGCGGCGCGGGCCGGGGGGCGGGGACGACGGGTGAGGGTGGGGCCGGCGGGACGGTGTGCGGGGCACGGGGAGCGGGAACGGCCGGCAGGGACATGGTCGGCCCGGTCAGCTCCGCCTGCGCTCCGGGTGCGCTCTCGCCGAGGAAGTCGCGGGCGTTGCGTACGGCGGGATGCTCGGGACCGAGCACGGCGGGCCCGGCGGTGGCGACGCGGGTGTAGGCGCGGCGGGCCTCGTGCCGGTTGCCCAGTTCCTCCGCCACGACGGCCAGGTCGTAGCTGACCGCCAGCATCACCGGGTCGGCCTCGCCGCGCCGACGCTCCCCGGCGGCGTACGTCTCCTCCAGCACCCGGCGTGCGGCCGTCGGGTCGTCCGCCTCGTGGTGCAGCCGGGCCAGCAGGAGCGCGTTCTCCAACACCTCCTGGTGGTCCTCCCCGTACACCGGGCGGGCCGACTCGACCGCCGCTTCGAGCAGCTGGCGGGCGGTGGTCAGGTCACCGGCGGAGCGCAGGGCGAGCGCTTGCTGTTGGGCGACGCTCAGCGGGAAGGGGTCGGACACGTCAGCAATGCTGCCCGTAGTCGGTGGCCGGACGCTACCCACCGGCTGCGACGCTCCCGCCGGTCCATCGGTCGGTCCTGTCCATCACGCCGCTGACCTGCGGATATGCGCTGCAAGATCGACGCCGGTGCGGCGATGTGCATGATCCATCCGGGCCGTGTACAGTAATGCCCCGTGCGGCCCACCAGGGCGGCCGAGGGGCGGCGAGATCGCCTCCAGGCGACAGGGTAGGCTGGACGAGCAGGTCCGGGTGGCGGAATGGCAGACGCGCTAGCTTGAGGTGCTAGTGCCCGTATAGGGCGTGGGGGTTCAAGTCCCCCCTCGGACACCAAATTGCAGCATCCATGCTGTGTTTCGCGTACTGGTGGTCACGCACGCTTGACCACGCAACTCTCAGCTCAGCGACTCCCTCGATCGACCCTGTCTCGATCGGGGGCGATTGTCGTGGCTGATCGTTCCGTGGCTCCCGTCATCCCTCCCGTGAGACTGTCGGACCGGGAGTAGAGCCCGCATCGGCCACGTGGTGAAGGCGCCCGTCGCCCGCCATTGCCCCTGCCGGTACTACCGACGCCGCGCGCCAACACGTTGGTGTACGGGCTGGCTGCCATCGATAACAGCGGTCGAATCGCCGACCGTACGCTCATCCGGGCCCTCGGATGGGAGCCGGGCACGCGGCTGCACGTCCGCGAGGTCTCCAGCGTCATCGTCGTCCGGCTGGACCGGCAGGGCGTCTTCACCGTCACTGGACAAGGCCATCTCCACCTGCCGGCGGCTGTCCGGCACTGGTGCGGGCTGACCGCCGGTGACCGGGTGCTCCTGGCCGCCAACCCGGCTGACGGCCTACTGACGGTGCATCCTCCCGCCGCCCTGGATGCGATGGTCGTGGCGGCTCACGCAGACCTGCTGGGCGGTGGCCAGGCATGAGTGACACCACCGTTGGCCGGGCGGAACTCGATGCCGCGCGGTTGTTGCTGGCGCGGATGGGGATCTCGCCGGCTGACCTCGTTGATGCGGCGTCGGACCGTCCACCCGCGCCAACGTTCGCCGAGTACGTGCCGGTGGTAGCGGCGGCGGTCAGCGACGGTACGCGGCGGGCGTACGGCTCGTACTGGAAGCGGGTCCTGAAGCAGTGGGGGCAGCGGCGGCTTGATGAACCGACACCGTCGGAGATCGAGCAGCTCGCCGAGTACACCAAGGCGCACGTCGTGGCCCGGCGCAACGCCCGAGGCGGACGAAGCGCCGCGGAGCACCTGATCGCCGCGCTGCGGTGCCTGTGCAGGCGGGCGGTCGCCGATGTGAACGTCGCTGCGGCCGATAACCCTGCTCTCAAGGTGGCCAAGCCGCGGCGTCTGCCCAGCACCAGACGTGCCGTTGCCGACAGCAGCTTGGCGGAGATCAACGCCGTCGCTGCCAGTACGGGCGATGACCCGGCGCTGGACAGTCTGCTGCTGCGGCTGCACACCGAGACGGCGTGCCGCCGGGGCGGTGCGCTGGCTCTGCGGCCGGTCGACCTGGACCCGGACCAGTGCCTCATCCTGCTGCGGGAGAAGGGCGACACGGTGCGGTGGCAGCCGGTGTCACCGACGCTGATGAGGCATCTGCAGCAGCATGCCGAGGAACGTAAGGCGACGGGAACGGGGCAGCTGCTGCGTTACCGGAACAGGCAGCCGATCACCTACCGGCGCTACGACCACCTGTGGGTGCGCATCGGCGAACACCTGCCGTGGGTCTATGTGCAGCAGATCAGCACCCACTGGCTGCGGCACACAACGCTGACGTGGGTCGAGCGGAACTTCGGCTACGCCGTGGCACGCGCGTACGCTGGGCACTCCGACAGTGGCAGCGACGCCGGTACCACCAGTACTTACGTCCGGGCGAGTCTCCAGGAAGTCGCCGGTGCTCTAGCGGCTTTGACCCACGAGCCTCATCCCTTGGCTTGAGCTGGGCCTAGCTGGAGGGTGGGCTCCGGTCGCTGCGATGATCAGCTGCCACTTCCGTACGGCGATAGGCCACTTCGAAGCGGTGTCACGGCATGGATTGCGGAGATGATCGACCCCACCCTTGACCAGAGGTGTCGTCCCAACCCCCGCCGGGAGGCTGTGGGATGTGAGGACTGGCCTCCGCTTCGAGGGGTCGGGAAACCCAATCTCAGCCCAGAACAAGGAGCGTGGGGACGGCCGTCCGTCCCCACGCTTCAGGGTCGATACTGAGAGGCGCTACTGAATCGGCGGATCAGTGCTCGGCCATGGCGAGGTGTGCCGAGTCAGCCGCCCGAGGGCCGAGTAGTCGATTGCTGGGAGTTGACTGGTCCCTGGCCTAGCGATGCGTGGCCCACCACGCGATCGACGAGACGATGAGGCTGCCCGCTGTCGTGGCCATGCCTCTTACCAAACTGAGAGCGATAGTCCGGCCGATCAGTCGGCGAAGAGGGCCGCGTAGTGCGGCGATGGGCGACGGTCCTTGGGTCGAGGGCATCCAGTTGATCCTTCCGTGACGCGATTGCAACCAGGATGGCTTCGTAGGGGGTGCTGCATCGAGTGCAACGCGTTGCAAACTTGCGTGCAACACTATGTGCCTCAGACGAGCGTGCCGGTATAAATGACCGGTGCGTGGTGGTCACAGCAGTCTGCGATCGATCCCTTCAGAGATCGCCGGAGTCAGGCGAGAACTCGCGGAGGAGCTCCGGGTCTGGTTTGCGCTCTCGGGAGCAACCATCCGCGGCTACGCGCGCAAGCAAGGGCTGGCTGCTAGCTCGGTAACCCGCTACCTCAGGGGCCTGAACCTGCCTCCAGACCACTTCGTTGCCGACCTCATTGACGTGGTGGGTCAACTCCCAGACGTCACAGGCGCTCCAGACCCCCGAAGGCTACGGAAGCTTCACCGCGAGGCGCAGAACGCACAACCGGGAAGCTGGGGTCACACCGAGAGGTTGAACCAGCAGATTCGCGATGCCCGGAAGAAGGCACGCGATGCTCAGCTTCGCCGAGAACTTATCGAAGAGGAGTTGGGCCAGACCAGGCAAAGCCTGTCGCAGGCCGCTCGGGCTCTGGACAGCCTTACCTCCGGGTCTAGCAGCGCAGGTCACGTCCGTACTCGCAGTTGGGGCCAGCTCACCGAAGAGCTACTGCGGACGCAAGCCGAGCTCAGCGAGACCAAGCTGCTGCTGGCGCAGGCACGGACTCAGCTAGTTCTGTTGGGAGGCGAGCTGGCGCTGCTGAACGACCGTCTGACAGAGCGCGCTGGTACGGCCACCGCCGGCCAGCCCGAAAGCTGGTACAGGCCGACGGTCGCCAGTCTGCCGCATTGGAATGTGCTGCGTCAGTTGCTATGCGACCGCCAGTGGAGACCGGACCAGATCGCCCGGCTGGACAAGCTCTCCACGGATGTAGTCAGCCGGCTGTCGGACCCTAGGTCAGAAGCAACTGTTCAGCGCAGGGGGTTGATCGTAGGCTATCCCCAGGCTGGCATGACGACTGACATGACTGCCATCGTTGCCAAGGCTATCGACGCTGGCTATCGGTTTGTGATCGTCTTTAGTGGTCCGTATGAGGCAATCAGGAGGCAGCTCCAGTCCCGTTTGGACGATCATCTTGCGGCGCCGGCCGGAACATCAGACGTTTTTCGCCTGACTGATGAGCTGTTCGATTACAAGAGTTTGGCCGCTCAAGTGGGCGGGCTCCGGTTCGAAAAGTCAGTTCATAGTGCCCCACTAAACGATGACCGTAACTTGGCGCAGTCAGGGACTCGCCTCATAGTGGTTAAAAAGAACCTGGCGCTAATAAAGCGGCTGGTTAATGATCTAAAGAAGATCAGTACTCCGCTCGACGAAATTCCAGTGCTAATCGTTGACATGGATGCAGACTCGACGTCGTTCTCGGAGCGTCGAGCGCTCGGGTTGGCCTTGACGAAAATGATAGACATGCTGCCGCGCGCCCAGTATGTCGGGTTGGTCGCATCCCCTTTGAGTGTCGAGCTCTCTCAGGGGGGCAGTGCTGCGACACTCTCCCCCTATGACTTCATCTTG
This genomic interval from Micromonospora sp. CCTCC AA 2012012 contains the following:
- a CDS encoding fibronectin type III domain-containing protein; the encoded protein is MSDPFPLSVAQQQALALRSAGDLTTARQLLEAAVESARPVYGEDHQEVLENALLLARLHHEADDPTAARRVLEETYAAGERRRGEADPVMLAVSYDLAVVAEELGNRHEARRAYTRVATAGPAVLGPEHPAVRNARDFLGESAPGAQAELTGPTMSLPAVPAPRAPHTVPPAPPSPVVPAPRPAPPATEWAPPGYAVPPQPRPPVTPVAAPVPDPSPWAPPATTIPPSTVGSPEPTPAPPPPRPTASASPAGPSPSPAGPTAPPPVSPAPPPPAGATAPTPVRPTAPPPPAAGPTTAPLADVPATTPVSPGRPGGQGGQPAPGWAKPTIPVQQIAPLLREEAEPTAPAAIPLASPLPPPPPVSPRPDPPLPPPPAAPPLPHAAPVSAAPTSGPPFPSPVSGPPAAPHSVSGPPATPYPTSGPPATPYPTSGPPATPYPTSGPPAAPYPTSGPPATPYPTSGPPAAPYPTSGPPATQSVSGPPATPYPTSGPPATPYQVSGPPATPYPTSGPPAAPYQASGVPGGEPGVPPHLGDGLPGGSPPVGGASSWASTTPGWSGAAPSPIGQHGGWPASDQQEPFDGAATYPGWSTVAQQPAYPTGEPAPRGRNRAVIAAGVAVAAVAAVVGAGVVVVGGNDPAPAPAAGPTGAAPKATGAPPGEVKLRDDSTTITITWTDPTGGGVPFMVAGGRAGQRLGVMATVDPGQTSYTVNGLNARLDYCFTVLAVYSTDSFATSGQVCTQREGRRSPG
- a CDS encoding AbrB/MazE/SpoVT family DNA-binding domain-containing protein, giving the protein MYGLAAIDNSGRIADRTLIRALGWEPGTRLHVREVSSVIVVRLDRQGVFTVTGQGHLHLPAAVRHWCGLTAGDRVLLAANPADGLLTVHPPAALDAMVVAAHADLLGGGQA
- a CDS encoding tyrosine-type recombinase/integrase, whose product is MSDTTVGRAELDAARLLLARMGISPADLVDAASDRPPAPTFAEYVPVVAAAVSDGTRRAYGSYWKRVLKQWGQRRLDEPTPSEIEQLAEYTKAHVVARRNARGGRSAAEHLIAALRCLCRRAVADVNVAAADNPALKVAKPRRLPSTRRAVADSSLAEINAVAASTGDDPALDSLLLRLHTETACRRGGALALRPVDLDPDQCLILLREKGDTVRWQPVSPTLMRHLQQHAEERKATGTGQLLRYRNRQPITYRRYDHLWVRIGEHLPWVYVQQISTHWLRHTTLTWVERNFGYAVARAYAGHSDSGSDAGTTSTYVRASLQEVAGALAALTHEPHPLA